DNA sequence from the Xylanibacillus composti genome:
TATGGTTAAATCCTGATTGCGGCTTTGCCACCTTTGCCAATAGTCCTGTGAATGTATTGGACAATATCTCGGGCAAGATACGCGCTTTAACGGAAGCAGCTTCCATACTAAGGAGCAAGAATGATGAAGCGGTCAACAGATGATAGAAACACATTGTATGAGTCTAGCGTGTTCGATCTGAGCTTTCGGGGAACGTCGAATGATCTCTCCACCGTCAAAGTGTATACAAATAGAAACAGCTTTCAGATCGAAAAGCAAATCAGTTTTGACTCGGAATACGAACCCGTCACCAGTCTTGAATACTTCGCCGGCTCAGTCTTAAGCAGCATCCTCTTGACGCTCCTGGAGCAGTCCAAGAGAAAGGGTTCCGTTATCGAAGAATTGGAAGGGGTATTGAACCTT
Encoded proteins:
- a CDS encoding OsmC family protein, whose amino-acid sequence is MKRSTDDRNTLYESSVFDLSFRGTSNDLSTVKVYTNRNSFQIEKQISFDSEYEPVTSLEYFAGSVLSSILLTLLEQSKRKGSVIEELEGVLNLSLENPLTMVGVKGYEEEPIIRKISVTVFLFADMEDHELDDFCFGALNKSPIYNTLKRSMEFDVVFKKLL